A part of Rhopalosiphum maidis isolate BTI-1 chromosome 3, ASM367621v3, whole genome shotgun sequence genomic DNA contains:
- the LOC113559630 gene encoding cullin-3-like: MMNGVPKKRTNLRIKAFPMTMDEKLIDSIWLLLKNAIQEIQKKNNSGLSFEELYRNAYTMVLLKHGERLYTGMKEAVIYHLENKVREDVLKALNNNFLQVLNVAWNDHQTSMVMIRDILMYMDRVYVKHNEVDNVYNLGLILFRDLIVRYGYIRDHLRMTLLNMIKLERKGEVVDRIAIKNACQMLMILGITGRIVYEEDFEKPFLEQSAEFYKMESQKFLDENSACIYIRKVESRIIEESDRAKHYLDDSTESRIVEVIEVELIKRNMKTIVEMENSGVVHMLKNNKIDDLACMYKLLSRVSEGLKTMSDCVSQYLREIGKSLVQEENINTNAISYIQSLLDLKDRFNFFLIHSFNNDKMFKQMIAADFEYFFNINSKSPEYLSLFIDEKLKKGVRGLTENDVELVLDKAMVIFRFLQEKDVFERYYKQHLAKRLLLNKSVSNDNEKNMISKLKTECGCQFTSKLEGMFKDMSISNTIMEEFKEYAAKSNNRYLHAVDLTVRVLTTGFWPTHALSKCNVPLVPRSAFAEYRIFYLGKHNGRQLTLQPQLGSADLNAVFYGSRRPENDLTGSVSSSVNSHNPSTERKHIIQVSTYQMCILLLFNTHDKLSFEDIRSETDIPDKDLIRALQSLALGKPSQRILLKTPKCKEIELTHEFCVNELFTSKLHRVKIQTVAAKGETEPERKETRSKVDEDRKHEIEAAIVRVMKSRKKMIHNALVLEVVEQLRDRFLPSPVIIKKRIEGLIEREYLSRSAEDRRTYLYVA, encoded by the exons ATGATGAACGGCGTACCAAAGAAACGCACAAACTTGCGCATCAAAGCTTTTCCG atgacaatggatgaaaaattaattgacaGCATTTGGCTGTTATTGAAAAATGCTATTCAAGAAattcaaaagaaaaacaattctggTCTAAGTTTTGAAGAACTGTACCGAAATGCTTATACCATGGTGTTATTAAAACATGGTGAAAGATTGTATACTGGTATGAAGGAAGCTGTAATATACCATTTAGAAAATAAG gtcaGAGAAGATGTTCTAAAagcattaaataacaattttttacaagTTTTAAATGTTGCCTGGAATGATCATCAAACTTCTATGGTGATGATACGTGACATATTGATGTACATGGACCGAGTTTATGTTAAGCATAATGAAGttgataatgtttataatttgggTCTCATTTTATTTCGTGATTTA ATTGTTCGCTATGGATATATTCGCGATCACCTACGAATGACTCTGTTAAATATGATCAAACTTGAAAGAAAAGGTGAAGTTGTTGATCGAATagctattaaaaatgcatgtcAAATGTTAATGATTCTTGGAATTACTGGGCGAATTGTTTATGAAGAAGAttttgaaaaaccatttttggaGCAATCTGctgaattttataaa aTGGAAAGTCAAAAGTTTTTAGATGAAAACAGtgcatgtatttatattagaaaagTTGAATCTAGAATTATAGAAGAATCGGATAGAGCAAAACATTACCTTGATGATTCGACTGAAAGTCGAATTGTTGAGGTTATTGAAGTAGAactaattaaaagaaatatgaaAACCATTGTTGaa atGGAAAATTCTGGCGTTGTACACATGTTAAAGAACAACAAAATTGATGATTTAGCATGCATGTACAAGTTATTGTCTCGTGTTTCAGAAGGTTTAAAAACCATGTCTGATTGTGTTAGTCAATATTTACGGGAAATAGGAAAATCTCTTGTGcaagaagaaaatattaatactaatgcAATAAGCTATATTCag agtTTGCTGGATCTAAAAgatcgttttaatttttttttgattcattCTTTCAACAATGATAAGATGTTTAAACAAATGATTGCTGctgattttgaatattttttcaacataaatTCCAAGTCACCAGAATATCTATCTTTGtttattgatgaaaaattaaaaaagggtGTTCGTGGG TTAACTGAAAATGATGTTGAGTTAGTCTTGGATAAAGCTATGGTAATTTTCCGCTTCCTTCAAGAAAAAGATGTATTTGAAAGGTATTATAAACAGCATTTAGCCAAGAGattgcttttaaataaatctgtcagcaatgataatgaaaaaaatatgatctcAAAACTcaag acTGAGTGTGGTTGTCAATTTACTTCAAAACTGGAAGGCATGTTTAAAGATATGTCCATATCTAACACTATCATGGaagaatttaaagaatatGCAGCCAAGTCCaataat cgGTATTTACATGCTGTGGATCTTACTGTGAGAGTGTTAACGACAGGATTCTGGCCTACCCATGCATTATCAAAGTGCAATGTACCATTAGTTCCTAGAAGTGCTTTTGCAGAATATCGAAT atTTTATCTGGGTAAACATAATGGACGACAACTAACATTACAACCACAACTTGGTTCAGCTGATTTGAATGCTGTATTCTACGGTTCAAGACGACCAGAAAATGACTTAACAGGAAGTGTATCTTCTTCAGTCAATTCCCACAATCCATCTACTGAGCGAAAACACATAATTCAAGTGTCAACATATCAAATGTGTATTCTCTTATTGTTCAATACTCATGACAAATTATCATTTGaa gaTATTCGAAGTGAAACTGATATTCCTGATAAAGATTTAATAAGAGCATTACAATCTTTAGCATTAGGAAAACCCTCACAgcgtatactattaaaaactcCTAAATGTAAAGAAATCGAATTAACTCATGAATTTTgtgttaatgaattatttacatcAAAATTGCATAG AGTGAAAATCCAAACAGTTGCAGCTAAAGGTGAAACTGAACCAGAAAGAAAAGAAACTAGAAGCAAAGTAGATGAGGACCGTAAGCATGAAATCGAAGCAGCTATTGTACGCGTTATGAAATCTcggaaaaaaatgatt cataatGCTCTTGTGTTGGAAGTTGTAGAACAACTCCGAGACAGATTCCTACCATCtccagttattattaaaaaacgaattgaaGGACTGATTGAAAGAGAATACCTTTCAAGGTCGGCAGAAGATAGACGAACTTATCTTTATGTtgcataa